Proteins from a genomic interval of Sulfurimonas sp. HSL3-2:
- a CDS encoding glycosyl hydrolase: protein MDETVREPFLWDEYSDQPYQLKDRSFKKMMRKRELLSLIKTFLISIIVLPVSLFLMPFVRRKTIDTDNFFAISVNLDKEPSLTPELLKELEVGHILVRCKLWEMDKLQELNDFILACKAQEVTVNILQDREHIDDLKLLEEDLRKIFSSLPAKRFQIGSTINRAKWGFFSVDEYNRFYKIAYRLQQNEFPKIKLIGSGVIDFEYHFTAHTLFNFDNYKYDGVASLLYVDRRGAPENTQMGFNLLDKIALLSTMIWLSPKSKNRLYLTETNWPLKGTAPYAPTSEYECVDEESYADYLVRYYLLAFASQQVDAVCWHQLIAPGYGLIDNREGIRKRKAFYAFKTLLSFIKGSQFLRLDIKRGYHILQCLKDDKLIQIHWSLEKKVIKNEDYFDAYSRNGLKITDDEITVFTNPIYLQIKD, encoded by the coding sequence ATGGATGAAACCGTGAGAGAACCGTTTCTTTGGGATGAATACTCAGACCAGCCATACCAGTTAAAAGACAGAAGCTTTAAAAAGATGATGAGAAAGCGTGAGCTTCTCTCACTGATAAAAACTTTTTTAATATCGATTATCGTTTTGCCTGTCTCACTCTTTCTGATGCCCTTTGTAAGACGAAAGACAATCGATACCGATAACTTTTTTGCCATAAGCGTCAATCTGGACAAAGAACCTTCTCTCACGCCGGAGCTTTTAAAGGAGCTTGAAGTAGGACATATCCTTGTACGCTGTAAACTCTGGGAGATGGATAAGCTACAAGAGCTAAACGATTTCATTCTTGCATGCAAGGCTCAAGAAGTCACCGTAAACATTCTTCAAGACCGTGAACACATAGATGACCTCAAACTTCTAGAAGAAGATCTTCGTAAAATATTCAGCAGCTTACCTGCAAAAAGGTTCCAGATAGGCTCGACTATAAATCGTGCTAAATGGGGATTTTTCAGTGTCGATGAATACAACCGTTTTTATAAGATCGCTTACAGACTACAGCAAAACGAGTTTCCAAAGATCAAACTTATCGGAAGCGGAGTCATCGACTTTGAATACCACTTTACGGCACATACTCTCTTTAACTTTGATAACTACAAATATGACGGTGTCGCTTCACTGCTATACGTAGACAGACGCGGTGCACCTGAAAATACACAGATGGGCTTTAATCTTCTTGATAAGATAGCACTGCTGAGCACTATGATCTGGCTCAGTCCAAAAAGTAAAAACCGTCTTTATCTCACCGAGACGAACTGGCCGCTTAAAGGCACTGCACCATACGCACCGACAAGTGAATATGAGTGTGTTGACGAGGAGAGTTATGCGGACTATCTGGTTCGCTACTATCTCTTGGCTTTTGCTTCACAACAAGTAGATGCCGTGTGCTGGCATCAGCTTATTGCTCCAGGATACGGGCTCATCGACAATCGCGAAGGAATAAGAAAAAGAAAGGCTTTTTATGCTTTTAAGACACTTCTTTCATTCATAAAAGGCTCGCAGTTTCTCCGTCTGGATATAAAAAGAGGCTATCATATCCTTCAATGTCTAAAAGATGACAAACTGATCCAGATCCATTGGTCTTTAGAGAAAAAAGTTATAAAGAATGAGGATTACTTTGATGCTTACTCCCGTAACGGTCTAAAAATCACAGATGACGAGATAACTGTATTTACTAATCCTATATATTTACAAATAAAGGATTAG
- a CDS encoding sulfatase-like hydrolase/transferase: MSETIRSFIMGFRVDAAIIFTFTSLLWIAHLLPFKFTLHKLYRQSVGIIWGVIVAGIIFFNIGDSLYFGFVNRHISNELSVIGNDVGILVNMAKDYFPLQTIFSVIIFFIVIYLFYKIFTGKLKNTHIRQSEWFVLPVVVIIAFIGIRGKVDGISFSTSDAFAVNKVSSGNLALNGFFCFYRGGNRQNICHASMSTTKAIDTVKQNLNSDKTVYDNAGYPLMRHYKEPVKQKYNVVIVLIESFSAKYLDALSHNGYKATPYLDELAKNGILYTNFFANGQRSLEGITSIYTGLTQIVGFENLGEGLELYNPSFLGKLAHKNGYTTIAMQSSDRGSFRVDKLSKLAGFEDYYGAEDIPRTGIEEGNPHFGAWDGNMFRFLSSKLHTIKQPFISFCFTASTHAPYYLPGKKWEIYPHSANSEQGFLNSMYYVDSQIKEFMQRSKKEPWFDNTIFIFTADHVGHAVLDKKVQPDSKAKESLLPDFHIPLIIYAPKIFKPHTSSIVASHDDIFPSIVDILGWQSDFTSMSQSLFDASAKTRFAFVKRGSTIAITDGNGSVGYNYKDFIDEKGNVSKNLKDLLLGLDTAGANLLKNSKWMKP; encoded by the coding sequence TTGAGCGAGACTATTCGTTCATTCATAATGGGTTTTCGTGTAGATGCAGCTATTATCTTCACTTTCACTTCTCTGCTTTGGATCGCCCATCTCCTGCCGTTTAAGTTCACCCTTCATAAGCTTTACAGACAATCCGTCGGTATCATCTGGGGAGTCATAGTCGCAGGGATCATCTTTTTCAATATCGGTGACTCACTCTACTTTGGATTTGTCAACCGCCATATCAGCAACGAATTAAGTGTTATCGGCAATGATGTAGGTATTCTTGTAAATATGGCAAAGGACTATTTTCCGCTTCAGACTATTTTTTCCGTGATCATATTTTTTATCGTCATCTATCTTTTTTATAAGATCTTTACAGGAAAATTGAAAAATACTCATATAAGACAGAGCGAATGGTTTGTCCTTCCTGTCGTTGTCATTATAGCTTTCATCGGCATACGCGGAAAAGTCGACGGCATCTCTTTTAGCACCTCAGACGCATTTGCAGTAAACAAAGTCTCATCCGGAAATCTTGCACTTAACGGATTTTTCTGTTTTTACCGTGGAGGCAACAGACAAAATATCTGCCATGCATCTATGTCGACAACAAAAGCAATCGATACCGTAAAACAAAATCTTAACTCTGACAAAACAGTATATGACAACGCAGGATACCCTTTAATGAGGCATTATAAAGAGCCCGTAAAACAAAAATATAACGTTGTTATAGTCTTGATAGAAAGCTTTAGTGCAAAGTATCTTGATGCACTTTCACACAATGGATACAAAGCAACGCCCTATCTGGATGAGCTTGCAAAAAATGGGATCTTATATACAAACTTCTTTGCAAACGGTCAAAGATCGCTTGAAGGAATCACCTCAATATATACAGGTTTGACACAGATCGTAGGATTTGAAAACTTAGGAGAGGGTCTGGAGCTTTACAACCCGAGCTTTCTAGGAAAACTAGCTCATAAAAACGGCTATACGACAATAGCCATGCAAAGTTCTGACAGAGGATCATTTCGTGTAGACAAGCTAAGTAAACTCGCAGGATTTGAAGATTATTATGGAGCAGAGGACATCCCTCGTACCGGCATCGAAGAGGGAAATCCACATTTTGGTGCATGGGACGGGAATATGTTTCGTTTTCTCTCTTCAAAACTTCATACGATAAAACAACCTTTTATCAGTTTCTGTTTTACTGCATCAACTCACGCACCTTACTATCTGCCGGGCAAGAAATGGGAGATATATCCGCATTCCGCTAACAGTGAACAGGGATTTTTAAACAGCATGTATTATGTTGATTCACAGATCAAAGAGTTTATGCAAAGATCAAAAAAAGAACCTTGGTTCGATAATACGATCTTTATTTTTACAGCCGATCATGTAGGTCATGCCGTTCTAGATAAAAAAGTACAACCAGACTCGAAAGCCAAAGAGAGCCTGCTTCCAGATTTTCATATCCCGCTTATTATCTATGCACCGAAGATCTTTAAACCCCACACCTCATCGATCGTTGCTTCACATGATGATATTTTTCCTTCGATCGTCGACATACTTGGCTGGCAATCTGACTTTACCAGTATGAGCCAATCTCTGTTTGATGCAAGTGCCAAAACAAGATTTGCCTTTGTAAAAAGAGGAAGTACCATTGCCATAACTGACGGAAACGGTTCTGTCGGGTACAACTATAAAGACTTTATTGATGAAAAAGGAAATGTGAGTAAAAACCTTAAAGACCTGCTGCTAGGACTTGATACGGCTGGAGCGAATCTATTGAAAAACTCTAAATGGATGAAACCGTGA
- a CDS encoding phosphatase PAP2 family protein — protein MNKNFLHVPVFIWAAFIISSLIFVFFPQIDIYISNLLYDPKYGFTANGTWYESILYNSVKPIVFIAIALPILIWIYNILVKKNILSINGKVIGYILLVIAIGPGLIVNDIFKEHWGRARPAQTIVFGGQKEFTPAYVISDQGGYSFSSGHTAGAFFLVALALLARKNRAFWMSLAFVYGILVSYVRIAAGGHFFSDTVVSFFIVYITSLMLYGIIFKGKSHTVS, from the coding sequence ATGAACAAGAACTTTTTACATGTACCTGTTTTTATATGGGCAGCATTCATCATATCATCACTAATATTTGTTTTTTTTCCTCAAATAGACATATATATCAGCAACCTTTTATATGATCCAAAATATGGCTTTACCGCAAACGGCACATGGTATGAAAGCATACTTTATAACTCCGTCAAACCTATTGTATTTATAGCTATTGCACTGCCTATTTTGATATGGATATACAATATACTTGTAAAAAAGAATATCCTGAGTATTAATGGAAAAGTCATTGGATATATTCTTTTAGTTATTGCTATCGGACCCGGTCTTATTGTAAACGATATCTTCAAAGAGCATTGGGGGCGTGCCCGTCCTGCACAGACAATTGTATTTGGTGGCCAAAAAGAGTTCACTCCCGCGTATGTCATAAGTGATCAAGGTGGATATTCTTTTAGCAGCGGACACACAGCAGGAGCATTTTTTCTTGTAGCATTAGCTCTTCTTGCAAGAAAAAACAGAGCTTTTTGGATGAGTCTTGCATTTGTTTACGGGATACTTGTCAGCTATGTAAGGATCGCTGCAGGAGGACATTTCTTTAGCGACACGGTCGTCTCGTTTTTTATTGTCTATATCACCTCCTTGATGCTATACGGCATCATCTTTAAAGGAAAAAGCCATACAGTTTCGTAA